The region ACACCCAGTTCATGCTCGCCGACATGGCGACCGATCTGGAGGCGGCGCGCGCGCTGCTCTATCTCGCCGCCGCCAAGGTGACCGACAACGCGCCAGACAAGTCGCGCTTCTCCGCCATGGCCAAGCGGCTCGCGACCGACAACGGCAGCAAGGTCGTCAACGACGCGCTGCAGCTGTTCGGCGGTTACGGCTATCTCAAGGACTACCCGATCGAACGTTTCTGGCGCGATTTGCGCGTGCATTCGATCCTCGAAGGGACCAACCAGGTTATGCGCATGATCGTCGGACGCGATCTGCTGCGACAGGGATAAGCGCAATGACGAGTGAAGACGTTCTGATCCACAAGCATGGCCGCGTGGGTCACATCTCGCTGAACCGCCCCAAGGCGCTGCACGCGCTGACGCTCGACATGTGCCACGCGATGAGCGCCGCGCTCACCGAATGGGCCGACGATGACGAAGTCGAAGCCGTGATCCTCGACCATGCCGAAGGGCGCGGCTTCTGCGCCGGCGGCGACATCGCCTTCCTGCGCAATTCGGCGCTCAACGACGGCGGCACGAGCGGCCGGAAATTCTTCCATGACGAGTACCAGCTGAACCACCAGATGTTCACCTATGAAAAGCCGATCGTGGCTTTCATGGACGGCATCACCATGGGCGGCGGCGTGGGCATCGCCCTGCCGTGCAAGTACCGCGTCGCGACCGAGAACACGCGTTTCGCCATGCCGGAAACGGGCATCGGCCTGTTTCCCGACGTGGGCGGTGGCTGGTACCTGTCGCGCCTCGGCGGGCGGCTCGGCCAGTTTCTTGCGCTGACGGGCGCGCGGCTCGACGGGGCGGAATGCCTCTGGGCAGGGATCGCGACGCACTACCTACCGGCCGAAATGGTCGCCGAAGCGAAGTCGCGCATTATCGAAAAGCCCGACCGTATCTCCGGCGTGCTGTCGGAAATGCCAGGCTCTCCGCCCAAGGCGCGGATCGAGGAAAACGCCGACAAGATCATCAAGCACTTCGCCTCCGACAGCTACGAGGACATCCTCGCATCGCTCGAAGCCGATGCCGAGAACAACGGAAGCGACTGGGCTACCAAGGAGCGCGATACGCTCGGCACCAAGAGCCCGCAGACCTGCAAGGTCGCGCTGCGCCAGCTCGCGGAAAGCGCGAAGCTCGACGATTTCGCCGATAACATGCGCATGGAATACCGCATCGCCAGCCGCGTGTTGACCCGCCCCGATTTCGCCGAGGGCGTGCGCGCGGTGATCGTCGACAAGACCAACGACCCGAAATGGGACCCGGCCACCCCCGAAGGCGTGACCGACGAATTGCTCGACGCAATCTTCGCGCCCCTGCCGGACAATGAGGAATGGAAGCCGCTCGGAGGCTAGATACCGTCATCCCCGCAAAGGCGGGGATCCAGAGCGGCGGAGCAATATGTTACCCTAGATTCCCGCTTCCGCGGGAATGACGAAGGAAGGTTCATGACCGACTACGAAACCATCACCGTCGAACAGCGCGACGCTGTCACCCTGATCACCCTCAACCGCCCGCAGGCGCTCAATGCGCTCAATTCCAAAGTGCTCGAGGAACTGATCGACGCTTTCGCTGCCTACCAAGCCGACAGCAGCCAGCTGTGCGCGGTGCTGACCGGTTCGGGCGACAAGGCCTTCGCCGCCGGCGCGGATATCAAGGAGATGAGCGAGAAGGCGGCCGCCGACTTCTATCTCGACGATTTCTTCGCGCCCTGGACGAGCGAGATCGTCAAGAAGACCCGCAAGCCGTGGATCGCCGCGGTCAACGGCTTTGCACTGGGCGGCGGGTGCGAGCTCGCGATGATGGCGGACTTCATCATCGCCAGCGAGAACGCGAAGTTCGGCCAGCCCGAGATCAAGCTCGGCGTAGCCCCTGGCATGGGCGGCAGCCAGCGCCTCACCCGCGCGATCGGCAAGTCGAAGGCGATGGAGATGTGCCTCACCGGCCGGATGATGGGCGCGGAGGAAGCCGAGCGCAGCAATCTCGTCGCGCGCGTCGTGCCGCATGAGCAGCTCCTCGACGAAGCTCTCAAGACCGCCGCCACCATCGCCGCGATGCCGCCGATGGCCGCGATCGCGAACAAGGAAATGGTCAACGCCGCTTTCGAAAGCTCGCTCGACCAGGGCCTTATCATGGAGCGCCGCATCTTCCAGATCCTCACCGCGAGCGAGGACAAGAAGGAAGGCATGGAAGCCTTCATCGAAAAGCGCGAAGGCAACTGGAAGGGCCGCTAAGGCCTGCCGGGAGAGGAAAAGACCATGAAAATCGCATTCATCGGCCTCGGCAACATGGGCGGCGGCATGGCCGCCAATCTCGTGAAGGCCGGCCACTCGGTGCGCGCCTTCGACCTCAGCGAAGACGCGCTTGCCGCGGCCCGGGACAACGGCTGCGAAACCTTCACCAGCGCGGCCGAGGCTTGCGACGGCGTGGAAGCGGTCGTCTCGATGCTGCCGAACGGCCAGATCGTGAAGTCGGTCTACACCAGCGACGTCATCGGCAAGGCGCCTGAAGGTACCATCCTCCTAGACTGCTCGACCATCGACGTCGCAACCGCGCGCGAGGTTATCTCGGCAGCCAAGAGTTCGGGCTACGAAATGGTCGACGCGCCGGTTTCGGGCGGTATCGCAGCGGCCAACGCGGGCACGCTGACCTTTATGGTCGGCGGGACGGACAGCGCGTTCTCGCGCGCGAAGCCGATCCTCGAAGCGATGGGCAAGGCCGTGATCCATGCAGGCGACGCGGGCAATGGCCAGGCGGCGAAAATCTGCAACAACATGCTCCTCGCGATCCACATGATTGGTAC is a window of Erythrobacter sp. HKB08 DNA encoding:
- a CDS encoding enoyl-CoA hydratase-related protein, whose amino-acid sequence is MTDYETITVEQRDAVTLITLNRPQALNALNSKVLEELIDAFAAYQADSSQLCAVLTGSGDKAFAAGADIKEMSEKAAADFYLDDFFAPWTSEIVKKTRKPWIAAVNGFALGGGCELAMMADFIIASENAKFGQPEIKLGVAPGMGGSQRLTRAIGKSKAMEMCLTGRMMGAEEAERSNLVARVVPHEQLLDEALKTAATIAAMPPMAAIANKEMVNAAFESSLDQGLIMERRIFQILTASEDKKEGMEAFIEKREGNWKGR
- the mmsB gene encoding 3-hydroxyisobutyrate dehydrogenase, which translates into the protein MKIAFIGLGNMGGGMAANLVKAGHSVRAFDLSEDALAAARDNGCETFTSAAEACDGVEAVVSMLPNGQIVKSVYTSDVIGKAPEGTILLDCSTIDVATAREVISAAKSSGYEMVDAPVSGGIAAANAGTLTFMVGGTDSAFSRAKPILEAMGKAVIHAGDAGNGQAAKICNNMLLAIHMIGTCEAFKMAEKLGLDAQTFYDISSVSSGQNWSMTSYCPVPGVGPQSPSDNDYQGGFATALMLKDLRLAMEAADNADAAVPMGARAASIYEDFNGAGNGQLDFSAIIKTF
- a CDS encoding enoyl-CoA hydratase/isomerase family protein; protein product: MTSEDVLIHKHGRVGHISLNRPKALHALTLDMCHAMSAALTEWADDDEVEAVILDHAEGRGFCAGGDIAFLRNSALNDGGTSGRKFFHDEYQLNHQMFTYEKPIVAFMDGITMGGGVGIALPCKYRVATENTRFAMPETGIGLFPDVGGGWYLSRLGGRLGQFLALTGARLDGAECLWAGIATHYLPAEMVAEAKSRIIEKPDRISGVLSEMPGSPPKARIEENADKIIKHFASDSYEDILASLEADAENNGSDWATKERDTLGTKSPQTCKVALRQLAESAKLDDFADNMRMEYRIASRVLTRPDFAEGVRAVIVDKTNDPKWDPATPEGVTDELLDAIFAPLPDNEEWKPLGG